Proteins encoded within one genomic window of Rhododendron vialii isolate Sample 1 chromosome 1a, ASM3025357v1:
- the LOC131325929 gene encoding protein EMSY-LIKE 3-like isoform X4, which translates to MDYDPPDSSGTDDDLPPSHPNRFPRAGSAAGNVRSDVFGTAQFLPMDMEIKIHHIEQEAYISVLRAFKAQSEAITWEKESLITELRKELRVSDEEHRDLLSRVNADDIIRRIREWRKASGLQPGMRGNSQLVHRHMCSPTVSALGKNQKTLQSLASLSLDAPSPELHPSMQPLSSALKRGPASGARGFAGRIQIQKPGFSDTFAVDKPAKAANFDPLIGRKVWTRRCADKKFYEAVITDYNPNEGRHALLYDINTADEACEWVNLKEMSPRDIRWDGEDPTVPSRGERGFQKSMARGGAVGGGGRGKGTTKSQSKKDLYPLRNGIGRKAALGDIEILHTDILIKEVEKVMSASQPDPLEVEKAKKVLKEQEEALVDAIARIEHASLCESESISSRTGDQWGRQRWRKQKYNHLVEGRVV; encoded by the exons ATGGATTACGATCCTCCTGATAGCAGTG GTACAGATGATGATCTTCCTCCTTCACATCCAAATAGATTTCCAAGGGCGGGCTCAGCTGCTGGAAACGTGAGATCTGATGTTTTTGGTACTGCTCAATTCCTTCCTATGGATATGGAGATCAAGATCCACCACATAGAACAAGAAGCATATATTTCAGTTCTTCGGGCATTTAAAGCACAATCTGAAGCCATTACTTGG GAGAAAGAAAGTTTAATTACTGAACTTAGAAAAGAACTGAGAGTATCTGATGAGGAACATAGAGATCTTCTATCCAGGGTTAATGCTGATGACATCATTAGGAGAATAAG GGAGTGGAGGAAGGCAAGTGGGCTCCAACCGGGCATGCGCGGCAATAGCCAACTTGTTCATCGTCACATGTGTAGTCCTACTGTTTCAGCATTAGGCAAGAATCAGAAGACATTACAATCACTCGCTTCGTTATCCCTGGATGCACCATCCCCTGAATTGCATCCATCCATGCAGCCATTGTCATCAGCCTTGAAGCGAGGTCCTGCTTCAGGAGCCAGAG GTTTCGCTGGAAGGATCCAAATCCAAAAGCCGGGTTTTTCAGACACCTTTGCAGTAGATAAACCTGCAAAAGCAGCAAACTTTGATCCATTAATTGGAAGGAAAGTTTGGACAAGGCGCTGTGCAGATAAAAAATTCTACGAGGCTGTTATAACTGACTACAATCCCAATGAG GGCCGGCATGCTCTGTTATATGATATTAATACAGCAGATGAAGCATGTGAATGGGTCAATCTCAAAGAG ATGTCACCGCGAGACATTCGGTGGGATGGCGAGGATCCCACAGTTCCTTCTAGAGGCGAACGTGGATTTCAGAAGTCTATGGCCCGTGGTGGTgcagttggtggtggtggaagaggTAAAGGGACGACAAAGAGTCAGTCGAAGAAAGATTTATATCCATTGCGAAATGGAATTGGGAGGAAGGCGGCCTTGGGTGATATTGAAATACTTCATACTGATATTCTAATTAAGGAG GTGGAGAAAGTTATGAGTGCTAGCCAACCGGATCCTTTGGAGGTTGAGAAAGCAAAGAAAGTGCTTAAA GAGCAGGAAGAAGCCCTAGTTGATGCAATTGCAAGGATTGAACATGCTTCTCTCTGTGAAAGTG AGAGCATCAGTTCTCGCACAGGCGATCAATGGGGCCGGCAGAGATGGAGAAAACAGAAGTATAATCATCTGGTAGAAGGTAGAGTAGTTTGA
- the LOC131317557 gene encoding uncharacterized protein LOC131317557: protein MLSHLSASLSHSSPSLSSTALRVRPLFPKSPPSLLPLLSKSLSNFHFHPSNIHTSPPRPSPFCGVLSGSSMESPSVESISDELKKQSLGPDEVRLNLEDLRWDNSFVRELPGDSKTLNIPRQVFHACYTKVNPSVEVENPQLVAWSESVAELLDLDPKEFERPDFPLIFSGASPLVGAVPYAQCYGGHQFGMWAGQLGDGRAITLGEVLNANSERWELQLKGAGKTPYSRFADGLAVLRSSIREFLCSEAMHSLGIPTTRALCLVTTGKYVTRDMFYDGNPKEEPGAIVCRVAQSFLRFGSYQIHASRGKEDLDIVRTLANYTIRHHFPHVENLSKSESLSFSTGEEDNEVVDLTSNKYAAWAVEVAERTASLVARWQGVGFTHGVLNTDNMSVLGLSIDYGPFGFLDAFDPSYTPNTTDLPGRRYCFANQPDIGLWNVAQFASTLSAAQLISDKESNYAMERYGTKFMDEYQAIMTRKLGLPKYNKQLISKLLNNMAVDKVDYTNFFRLLSNIKADPSIPEQKLLTPLKAVLLDMGKERKEAWTTWVQTYIQELSASETSDEERKASMNSVNPKYILRNYLCQSAIDAAEQGDFGEVRRLLKVMERPFDDQPGMEKYARLPPAWAYRPGVGMLSCSS, encoded by the exons ATGCTTTCCCACTTGTCAgcctccctctctcactcctccccctctctctcctccaccgcTCTCCGCGTCCGCCCCCTCTTCCCCAAATCGCCgccctctctcctccccctcctctcCAAATCCCTCTCTAATTTCCACTTCCACCCCTCCAACATCCATACATCACCCCCCAGACCCTCCCCATTCTGCGGCGTCCTTTCTGGCTCTTCCATGGAGTCGCCGTCGGTGGAATCCATTTCCGATGAACTGAAGAAGCAGAGTTTAGGTCCGGATGAGGTTAGGTTGAATCTCGAAGATCTGAGGTGGGACAATTCGTTCGTCCGAGAGTTACCTGGAGATTCCAAGACTCTTAACATTCCACGACAG GTCTTTCATGCTTGCTACACAAAAGTAAACCCGTCTGTTGAGGTGGAGAACCCTCAGCTTGTTGCATGGTCAGAATCTGTGGCTGAGTTGCTTGATTTGGATCCTAAAGA ATTTGAAAGACCTGATTTCCCACTCATCTTCTCTGGTGCATCCCCTTTGGTTGGAGC AGTGCCCTATGCTCAATGCTATGGTGGACATCAGTTTGGCATGTGggctggtcaattgggtgatGGTCGGGCAATTACTCTTGGGGAGGTTTTGAATGCGAATTCTGAAAGGTGGGAACTGCAGCTTAAGGGTGCTGGGAAGACGCCATATAGCCGGTTTGCTGATGGCCTTGCAGTTCTGCGCAGTAGCATACGAGAATTCTTATGTAGCGAAGCGATGCACAGTCTAGGCATCCCAACCACTCGTGCACTTTGTCTTGTCACCACTGGAAAATATGTGACTCGCGACATGTTTTATGA TGGCAATCCAAAGGAAGAACCTGGTGCAATTGTTTGTAGAGTTGCGCAGTCCTTTCTGCGTTTTGGTTCATACCAGATACATGCCTCCAGAGGTAAAGAAGACCTTGACATTGTTCGTACTTTGGCAAACTACACCATTCGGCATCACTTCCCTCATGTTGAGAACTTGAGTAAGAGTGAGAGTTTGTCTTTTAGCACAGGAGAGGAGGACAACGAAGTTGTGGATCTGACCTCCAACAAGTATGCAG CTTGGGCAGTGGAAGTGGCTGAGCGTACTGCTTCCCTGGTAGCAAGGTGGCAGGGTGTTGGTTTCACACATGGGGTGCTGAACACTGACAACATGAGTGTGCTAGGTCTCAGTATTGATTATGGTCCTTTTGGTTTCTTGGATGCTTTTGATCCCAGTTACACTCCAAATACTACAGATCTTCCAGGGAGAAGGTATTGTTTTGCAAATCAGCCTGATATTGGTTTATGGAATGTCGCGCAGTTTGCCTCGACTCTCTCAGCCGCTCAGTTAATAAGTGATAAGGAGTCAAATTACGCCATGGAAAG ATATGGAACCAAGTTTATGGATGAGTATCAAGCAATAATGACCAGAAAACTTGGCCTGCCAAAGTACAATAAACAGTTGATTAGTAAACTTCTTAACAACATGGCTGTGGACAAAGTCGATTATACGAATTTCTTTCGATTGCTGTCCAATATTAAAGCTGATCCTAGCATTCCAGAACAGAAACTGTTAACTCCGCTAAAAGCTGTTTTGTTGGATATGGGAAAGGAGCGCAAAGAGGCATGGACCACCTGGGTTCAAACCTACATACAGGAG CTTTCTGCCAGTGAGACTTCAGATGAGGAGAGAAAGGCCTCAATGAATTCTGTAAATCCCAAATATATTCTCAGGAACTATTTATGCCAAAGTGCAATTGATGCAGCTGAACAAGGTGATTTTGGAGAGGTTCGACGTCTGCTAAAAGTAATGGAACGGCCCTTTGATGATCAACCAGGAATGGAAAAATACGCTCGGTTGCCCCCAGCTTGGGCTTATCGTCCGGGTGTGGGTATGCTCTCTTGTTCTTCATGA
- the LOC131325967 gene encoding non-structural maintenance of chromosomes element 4 homolog A-like produces the protein MMKKSKDSRHRHDEFSNQDQTSRRLVRSKYTVIKKVINENREDISSVDSEKFNVIISKVEDLHRHVEKPREQVADGEALLDLAKIVKSSAKSYASGEVTPSDFISSLLRNYTKTKGRQGTSEPALNSIFLKEIGFAVSPIFKIFQGCCTMLGPMQTQPKQRKVAVYRKRVKLTQHSKPEELDSKGEEKTDTDKNMFTMFEILKKKKSVRLESLVLNRKSFAQTVENIFALSFLVKDGRVEFSVDEKGSHLASPKDAPDTSSIISGEKAYSHFVFRYDFNDWKLMLDILSTGEELMPHRDFLNNSSPQEGKPTAANDMAPVKKLARKCGPVEHEQPFVDSPEIADGIRRCKPKLQ, from the exons atgATGAAGAAATCGAAGGACTCGCGACACCGTCACGACGAGTTCAGTAATCAGGACCAAACCAGTCGGAGGCTTGTCCGGTCAAAGTACACCGTCATCAAGAAAGTTATAAATG AAAATAGAGAGGATATATCCAGCGTGGATTCTGAGAAATTTAATGTCATCATCAGCAAGGTGGAAGACTTGCACAGacatg TTGAGAAGCCAAGGGAGCAAGTGGCCGATGGAGAGGCACTATTGGACCTCGCAAAGATAGTGAAGTCCTCTGCAAAATCATATGCCAGTGGAGAGGTGACCCCATCAGACTTCATATCAAGTTTGCTGAGaaactacacaaaaacaaaaggaagacAAGGAACCTCAGAGCCTGCGCTCAACTCTATTTTCCTGAAAGAAATCGGGTTTGCTGTTTCACCAATTTTCAAGATATTTCAAGGATGTTGCACTAT gcTTGGACCAATGCAAACTCAACCAAAACAACGTAAGGTTGCAGTTTATAGAAAGAGGGTGAAACTGACTCAGCATTCTAAGCCTGAAGAG CTTGATAGTAAAGGGGAAGAGAAAACAGATACAGACAAGAACATGTTCACCATGTTCGagattttgaagaagaaaaaaagtgttagACTTGAAAGCCTCGTATTGAACAGGAAGTCTTTTGCGCAAACAGTGGAAAATATATTTGCTCTATCTTTCTTGGTTAAAGATGGGCGAGTAGAATTTTCTGTTGATGAAAAGGGGTCTCATCTTGCTT cACCAAAAGATGCCCCTGATACCAGTTCTATCATTTCGGGTGAGAAAGCATACAGCCATTTTGTGTTCAGATATGATTTCAACGATTGGAAG TTGATGCTGGATATTCTTTCAACGGGGGAGGAACTGATGCCCCACAGAGATTTCTTGAACAACAGCAGCCCCCAAGAAGGTAAGCCAACAGCAGCAAATGATATGGCTCCTGTCAAGAAACTAGCAAGGAAATGTGGTCCAGTTGAACATGAGCAACCATTTGTTGACTCTCCTGAAATTGCCGATGGCATTCGAAGGTGCAAGCCTAAACTTCAGTAA
- the LOC131325929 gene encoding protein EMSY-LIKE 3-like isoform X5: MDYDPPDSSGTDDDLPPSHPNRFPRAGSAAGNVRSDVFGTAQFLPMDMEIKIHHIEQEAYISVLRAFKAQSEAITWEKESLITELRKELRVSDEEHRDLLSRVNADDIIRRIREWRKASGLQPGMRGNSQLVHRHMCSPTVSALGKNQKTLQSLASLSLDAPSPELHPSMQPLSSALKRGPASGARGFAGRIQIQKPGFSDTFAVDKPAKAANFDPLIGRKVWTRRCADKKFYEAVITDYNPNEGRHALLYDINTADEACEWVNLKEMSPRDIRWDGEDPTVPSRGERGFQKSMARGGAVGGGGRGKGTTKSQSKKDLYPLRNGIGRKAALGDIEILHTDILIKEVEKVMSASQPDPLEVEKAKKVLKEQEEALVDAIARIEHASLCESADREHQFSHRRSMGPAEMEKTEV; encoded by the exons ATGGATTACGATCCTCCTGATAGCAGTG GTACAGATGATGATCTTCCTCCTTCACATCCAAATAGATTTCCAAGGGCGGGCTCAGCTGCTGGAAACGTGAGATCTGATGTTTTTGGTACTGCTCAATTCCTTCCTATGGATATGGAGATCAAGATCCACCACATAGAACAAGAAGCATATATTTCAGTTCTTCGGGCATTTAAAGCACAATCTGAAGCCATTACTTGG GAGAAAGAAAGTTTAATTACTGAACTTAGAAAAGAACTGAGAGTATCTGATGAGGAACATAGAGATCTTCTATCCAGGGTTAATGCTGATGACATCATTAGGAGAATAAG GGAGTGGAGGAAGGCAAGTGGGCTCCAACCGGGCATGCGCGGCAATAGCCAACTTGTTCATCGTCACATGTGTAGTCCTACTGTTTCAGCATTAGGCAAGAATCAGAAGACATTACAATCACTCGCTTCGTTATCCCTGGATGCACCATCCCCTGAATTGCATCCATCCATGCAGCCATTGTCATCAGCCTTGAAGCGAGGTCCTGCTTCAGGAGCCAGAG GTTTCGCTGGAAGGATCCAAATCCAAAAGCCGGGTTTTTCAGACACCTTTGCAGTAGATAAACCTGCAAAAGCAGCAAACTTTGATCCATTAATTGGAAGGAAAGTTTGGACAAGGCGCTGTGCAGATAAAAAATTCTACGAGGCTGTTATAACTGACTACAATCCCAATGAG GGCCGGCATGCTCTGTTATATGATATTAATACAGCAGATGAAGCATGTGAATGGGTCAATCTCAAAGAG ATGTCACCGCGAGACATTCGGTGGGATGGCGAGGATCCCACAGTTCCTTCTAGAGGCGAACGTGGATTTCAGAAGTCTATGGCCCGTGGTGGTgcagttggtggtggtggaagaggTAAAGGGACGACAAAGAGTCAGTCGAAGAAAGATTTATATCCATTGCGAAATGGAATTGGGAGGAAGGCGGCCTTGGGTGATATTGAAATACTTCATACTGATATTCTAATTAAGGAG GTGGAGAAAGTTATGAGTGCTAGCCAACCGGATCCTTTGGAGGTTGAGAAAGCAAAGAAAGTGCTTAAA GAGCAGGAAGAAGCCCTAGTTGATGCAATTGCAAGGATTGAACATGCTTCTCTCTGTGAAAGTG CGGATAGAGAGCATCAGTTCTCGCACAGGCGATCAATGGGGCCGGCAGAGATGGAGAAAACAGAAGTATAA
- the LOC131325929 gene encoding protein EMSY-LIKE 3-like isoform X1 has product MDYDPPDSSGTDDDLPPSHPNRFPRAGSAAGNVRSDVFGTAQFLPMDMEIKIHHIEQEAYISVLRAFKAQSEAITWEKESLITELRKELRVSDEEHRDLLSRVNADDIIRRIREWRKASGLQPGMRGNSQLVHRHMCSPTVSALGKNQKTLQSLASLSLDAPSPELHPSMQPLSSALKRGPASGARGKKPTSYPCTGFAGRIQIQKPGFSDTFAVDKPAKAANFDPLIGRKVWTRRCADKKFYEAVITDYNPNEGRHALLYDINTADEACEWVNLKEMSPRDIRWDGEDPTVPSRGERGFQKSMARGGAVGGGGRGKGTTKSQSKKDLYPLRNGIGRKAALGDIEILHTDILIKEVEKVMSASQPDPLEVEKAKKVLKEQEEALVDAIARIEHASLCESESISSRTGDQWGRQRWRKQKYNHLVEGRVV; this is encoded by the exons ATGGATTACGATCCTCCTGATAGCAGTG GTACAGATGATGATCTTCCTCCTTCACATCCAAATAGATTTCCAAGGGCGGGCTCAGCTGCTGGAAACGTGAGATCTGATGTTTTTGGTACTGCTCAATTCCTTCCTATGGATATGGAGATCAAGATCCACCACATAGAACAAGAAGCATATATTTCAGTTCTTCGGGCATTTAAAGCACAATCTGAAGCCATTACTTGG GAGAAAGAAAGTTTAATTACTGAACTTAGAAAAGAACTGAGAGTATCTGATGAGGAACATAGAGATCTTCTATCCAGGGTTAATGCTGATGACATCATTAGGAGAATAAG GGAGTGGAGGAAGGCAAGTGGGCTCCAACCGGGCATGCGCGGCAATAGCCAACTTGTTCATCGTCACATGTGTAGTCCTACTGTTTCAGCATTAGGCAAGAATCAGAAGACATTACAATCACTCGCTTCGTTATCCCTGGATGCACCATCCCCTGAATTGCATCCATCCATGCAGCCATTGTCATCAGCCTTGAAGCGAGGTCCTGCTTCAGGAGCCAGAGGCAAGAAACCAACATCA TACCCTTGTACAGGTTTCGCTGGAAGGATCCAAATCCAAAAGCCGGGTTTTTCAGACACCTTTGCAGTAGATAAACCTGCAAAAGCAGCAAACTTTGATCCATTAATTGGAAGGAAAGTTTGGACAAGGCGCTGTGCAGATAAAAAATTCTACGAGGCTGTTATAACTGACTACAATCCCAATGAG GGCCGGCATGCTCTGTTATATGATATTAATACAGCAGATGAAGCATGTGAATGGGTCAATCTCAAAGAG ATGTCACCGCGAGACATTCGGTGGGATGGCGAGGATCCCACAGTTCCTTCTAGAGGCGAACGTGGATTTCAGAAGTCTATGGCCCGTGGTGGTgcagttggtggtggtggaagaggTAAAGGGACGACAAAGAGTCAGTCGAAGAAAGATTTATATCCATTGCGAAATGGAATTGGGAGGAAGGCGGCCTTGGGTGATATTGAAATACTTCATACTGATATTCTAATTAAGGAG GTGGAGAAAGTTATGAGTGCTAGCCAACCGGATCCTTTGGAGGTTGAGAAAGCAAAGAAAGTGCTTAAA GAGCAGGAAGAAGCCCTAGTTGATGCAATTGCAAGGATTGAACATGCTTCTCTCTGTGAAAGTG AGAGCATCAGTTCTCGCACAGGCGATCAATGGGGCCGGCAGAGATGGAGAAAACAGAAGTATAATCATCTGGTAGAAGGTAGAGTAGTTTGA
- the LOC131325929 gene encoding protein EMSY-LIKE 3-like isoform X2 encodes MDYDPPDSSGTDDDLPPSHPNRFPRAGSAAGNVRSDVFGTAQFLPMDMEIKIHHIEQEAYISVLRAFKAQSEAITWEKESLITELRKELRVSDEEHRDLLSRVNADDIIRRIREWRKASGLQPGMRGNSQLVHRHMCSPTVSALGKNQKTLQSLASLSLDAPSPELHPSMQPLSSALKRGPASGARGKKPTSYPCTGFAGRIQIQKPGFSDTFAVDKPAKAANFDPLIGRKVWTRRCADKKFYEAVITDYNPNEGRHALLYDINTADEACEWVNLKEMSPRDIRWDGEDPTVPSRGERGFQKSMARGGAVGGGGRGKGTTKSQSKKDLYPLRNGIGRKAALGDIEILHTDILIKEVEKVMSASQPDPLEVEKAKKVLKEQEEALVDAIARIEHASLCESADREHQFSHRRSMGPAEMEKTEV; translated from the exons ATGGATTACGATCCTCCTGATAGCAGTG GTACAGATGATGATCTTCCTCCTTCACATCCAAATAGATTTCCAAGGGCGGGCTCAGCTGCTGGAAACGTGAGATCTGATGTTTTTGGTACTGCTCAATTCCTTCCTATGGATATGGAGATCAAGATCCACCACATAGAACAAGAAGCATATATTTCAGTTCTTCGGGCATTTAAAGCACAATCTGAAGCCATTACTTGG GAGAAAGAAAGTTTAATTACTGAACTTAGAAAAGAACTGAGAGTATCTGATGAGGAACATAGAGATCTTCTATCCAGGGTTAATGCTGATGACATCATTAGGAGAATAAG GGAGTGGAGGAAGGCAAGTGGGCTCCAACCGGGCATGCGCGGCAATAGCCAACTTGTTCATCGTCACATGTGTAGTCCTACTGTTTCAGCATTAGGCAAGAATCAGAAGACATTACAATCACTCGCTTCGTTATCCCTGGATGCACCATCCCCTGAATTGCATCCATCCATGCAGCCATTGTCATCAGCCTTGAAGCGAGGTCCTGCTTCAGGAGCCAGAGGCAAGAAACCAACATCA TACCCTTGTACAGGTTTCGCTGGAAGGATCCAAATCCAAAAGCCGGGTTTTTCAGACACCTTTGCAGTAGATAAACCTGCAAAAGCAGCAAACTTTGATCCATTAATTGGAAGGAAAGTTTGGACAAGGCGCTGTGCAGATAAAAAATTCTACGAGGCTGTTATAACTGACTACAATCCCAATGAG GGCCGGCATGCTCTGTTATATGATATTAATACAGCAGATGAAGCATGTGAATGGGTCAATCTCAAAGAG ATGTCACCGCGAGACATTCGGTGGGATGGCGAGGATCCCACAGTTCCTTCTAGAGGCGAACGTGGATTTCAGAAGTCTATGGCCCGTGGTGGTgcagttggtggtggtggaagaggTAAAGGGACGACAAAGAGTCAGTCGAAGAAAGATTTATATCCATTGCGAAATGGAATTGGGAGGAAGGCGGCCTTGGGTGATATTGAAATACTTCATACTGATATTCTAATTAAGGAG GTGGAGAAAGTTATGAGTGCTAGCCAACCGGATCCTTTGGAGGTTGAGAAAGCAAAGAAAGTGCTTAAA GAGCAGGAAGAAGCCCTAGTTGATGCAATTGCAAGGATTGAACATGCTTCTCTCTGTGAAAGTG CGGATAGAGAGCATCAGTTCTCGCACAGGCGATCAATGGGGCCGGCAGAGATGGAGAAAACAGAAGTATAA
- the LOC131325929 gene encoding protein EMSY-LIKE 3-like isoform X3 — protein sequence MDYDPPDSSGTDDDLPPSHPNRFPRAGSAAGNVRSDVFGTAQFLPMDMEIKIHHIEQEAYISVLRAFKAQSEAITWEKESLITELRKELRVSDEEHRDLLSRVNADDIIRRIREWRKASGLQPGMRGNSQLVHRHMCSPTVSALGKNQKTLQSLASLSLDAPSPELHPSMQPLSSALKRGPASGARGKKPTSYPCTGFAGRIQIQKPGFSDTFAVDKPAKAANFDPLIGRKVWTRRCADKKFYEAVITDYNPNEGRHALLYDINTADEACEWVNLKEMSPRDIRWDGEDPTVPSRGERGFQKSMARGGAVGGGGRGKGTTKSQSKKDLYPLRNGIGRKAALGDIEILHTDILIKEVEKVMSASQPDPLEVEKAKKVLKEQEEALVDAIARIEHASLCETDREHQFSHRRSMGPAEMEKTEV from the exons ATGGATTACGATCCTCCTGATAGCAGTG GTACAGATGATGATCTTCCTCCTTCACATCCAAATAGATTTCCAAGGGCGGGCTCAGCTGCTGGAAACGTGAGATCTGATGTTTTTGGTACTGCTCAATTCCTTCCTATGGATATGGAGATCAAGATCCACCACATAGAACAAGAAGCATATATTTCAGTTCTTCGGGCATTTAAAGCACAATCTGAAGCCATTACTTGG GAGAAAGAAAGTTTAATTACTGAACTTAGAAAAGAACTGAGAGTATCTGATGAGGAACATAGAGATCTTCTATCCAGGGTTAATGCTGATGACATCATTAGGAGAATAAG GGAGTGGAGGAAGGCAAGTGGGCTCCAACCGGGCATGCGCGGCAATAGCCAACTTGTTCATCGTCACATGTGTAGTCCTACTGTTTCAGCATTAGGCAAGAATCAGAAGACATTACAATCACTCGCTTCGTTATCCCTGGATGCACCATCCCCTGAATTGCATCCATCCATGCAGCCATTGTCATCAGCCTTGAAGCGAGGTCCTGCTTCAGGAGCCAGAGGCAAGAAACCAACATCA TACCCTTGTACAGGTTTCGCTGGAAGGATCCAAATCCAAAAGCCGGGTTTTTCAGACACCTTTGCAGTAGATAAACCTGCAAAAGCAGCAAACTTTGATCCATTAATTGGAAGGAAAGTTTGGACAAGGCGCTGTGCAGATAAAAAATTCTACGAGGCTGTTATAACTGACTACAATCCCAATGAG GGCCGGCATGCTCTGTTATATGATATTAATACAGCAGATGAAGCATGTGAATGGGTCAATCTCAAAGAG ATGTCACCGCGAGACATTCGGTGGGATGGCGAGGATCCCACAGTTCCTTCTAGAGGCGAACGTGGATTTCAGAAGTCTATGGCCCGTGGTGGTgcagttggtggtggtggaagaggTAAAGGGACGACAAAGAGTCAGTCGAAGAAAGATTTATATCCATTGCGAAATGGAATTGGGAGGAAGGCGGCCTTGGGTGATATTGAAATACTTCATACTGATATTCTAATTAAGGAG GTGGAGAAAGTTATGAGTGCTAGCCAACCGGATCCTTTGGAGGTTGAGAAAGCAAAGAAAGTGCTTAAA GAGCAGGAAGAAGCCCTAGTTGATGCAATTGCAAGGATTGAACATGCTTCTCTCTGTGAAA CGGATAGAGAGCATCAGTTCTCGCACAGGCGATCAATGGGGCCGGCAGAGATGGAGAAAACAGAAGTATAA